The following is a genomic window from Rhizobium sp. NRK18.
GCCGACCAGCCATCACGTCTCCCGTCGATCGTTTCGTTCGCCTCTCCCTGCGGGGGACAGGTAGAATGCGAGGGCCGGCATTGTCATCGGGCCCTCGCCGTCAATTCGAGAAAGATCAGTTCTTCAGGCGGTATTTCTGATGGCAGGCGCCGCAATCGCCGCCGAGCGTCTTGACCGCGGCACCGACGGCGGCCTGATCGGCCGGCAGTTCGGCGAGCAGCGTGTCCGCGTCGGTGGCAAGCTTCATGGACAGCGCCTTGAAGTCATCCATGTTGGCCCAGATGGCCGGCGATGCTTCCGTCTTGAAGCCGGTTTCCGTGCCTTCCGGGAAGTATTCCGGAAACGCCTTGGCATCTTCGGACAGCGAGGAGAGTGAAGTCTTCACCGTTTCGGCATCATAGGGCTTTTCACCCTTGGCGATGGCGACGAGGGCGCCGATGGCCGCGCCGTTCTTCTTCATCAGCTCCTGGCGAACCACCTGCGGCTCGTCGGCGGCAACGGCGATCACGGCGGTGGCGCCGGCCAGCAGACCGGCGGCAAGACAGATCTTTGCAAACTTCATCAGGCTCTCTCCATGGTTTTCGGTCGGCGAATAGCCGACGCGTTTATCCAGCCGGTGGCATCATTGCCGAATATGGGCCGACGAATGAAGTCACAAAGAATTGAAGGGGATGTGATGAGCGGACACGAAAAAGCCCCGGCCGAGACCGGGGCTTGAAACGTGGTGCGATGCGTCGCCTGAAATCAGGCGGCGGCTTCGTACATTTCCAGGACGTAGTCCCAGTTGATCAGGCTGTCGACGAAGGCTTCCAGGTACTTCGGACGCAGGTTGCGGTAGTCGATGTAGTAGGAGTGCTCCCAGACGTCGACGCCGAGGATCGGGGACGCGCCGTGAACCAGCGGGTTTTCGCCGTTCGGGGTCTTCATGATCTGCAGCTTGCCATCCTTGACGGCAACCCAGGCCCAGCCAGAACCGAACTGGCCGACGCCGGCGGCGATGAAGTCCGCCTTGAACTTGTCGAAGCCGCCGAGTTCGGACGCGAAGGCCGATTCCAGCTTGCCCGGCAGCTTGTTGCCGCCGCCGCCCTTCTTCATCCACTTCCAGAAATGGACGTGGTTGTAGTGCTGGGCAGCGTTGTTGAAGAGCGGCTGGTTGTTGCCGTAGGACTTCTTGACGACTTCCTCGACGGACAGACCACCCATGCCGGCTTCTTCGGCCAGCTTGTTGCCGGTCGTGACATAGGCATTGTGGTGCTTGTCGTGGTGGAATTCGAGCGTTTCGCGCGACATGTAGGGGGCAAGCGCGTCGTAGTCATACGGAAGGGGCGGAAGTTCAAAGGCCATTGCGGTCTCTCCTTATCTTGTTGATTGCAGCCAAGATGCAAACCCGAGCGGGAACATAGTGCGGTTGCCGGTCAATTGGAACCATTCGGCACCATGATTTTTTAATCCGACGCGCCGCTTTTGCATCCTCAGGCGTCTACAGAGGAATGCGCCCACTCCATGTAAAGTTCCAATGCCTTGCGGGTCACCGGACCCTCCTGGTAATCGCGGCCGTCGAGCCGGCTGACGGGCATCACCTTGGAGTAGTTGCCGGTCATGAACACCTCGTCGGCGGCGAGAAAATCCTCGACCGACAGGGTCGTTTCCATGACGTCGAAGCCGGATTGGCGCAGAAGCGCGATTACCCGGGCGCGGGTGATGCCGGCGAGGAAGGTGCGGTTGGCGGCGGGCGTCATGACAACGCCGTCGCGGACCATGAAGATGTTGGAAGAGGCGGTTTCGGCGACATTGCCGTTCATGTCGAGCGCCAGCGCATTGTCGAAGCCGCGCGACTTCGCCTCCATGATCATGCGGCCGTTGTTGGGATAGAGGCAGCCGGCCTTGGCGTCCGTCATCGCGGTTTCCGGCGTCGGGCGGCGGAAGGGCGAGACGGTCAGCGTCACCGGCTTGGCGGTGTTCATCGGTGCCTCGAACAGGCAGAGCGCGAATCGCGTCGAGCGGCCGTCCGGGGCGACGACATTGCCGGGAAGGCCGTGCTCGGCCCAGTACATCGGCTTGATGTAGACGGCAATCTCGCCGGAAAAGCGCTTCAGGCCTTCCCATGCAAGCGCCTCGATCTCCTCGGCGGTAAAAGTCGGCTTCATGCCCATGGCGGTTGCGGAGCGGTTGATGCGCTGGCAGTGGAGGTCGAGATCCGGGGCAATGCCGTCGAACCAGCGGGCGCCGTCAAACACGGTCGAGCCGAGCCAGGCGGCATGCGAAACGGGGCCGATCAGCGGCGGATTGCCGGCAAGCCATTCGCCATCCACATAGGTCCAGGTTGTCGTTTTGGCGGACGTATCGACGGCCATCTGCTGCCTCCTTGATTTTTCAAAGGCTGGACTGAAGGACAGTCAGCGGCGGCGGTCAAGCGGAAAAGCCAACCGGATTTCAAATCGCGAAACCCGCATGCAGGAGGCGTTGCCGAATGCGCACGCAGCAGACGCCGCCGCTGATGGGTGCATCAAATCCACTGATGAAAGGCGGCGGACATGCGCTCTCAGGCGGTGCCCTGAACGACGTTCGGCAGATCGAAATCGATGTTCGGACCGGCGATTTCCGACTGGCGCATGAAGTTTGCCAGGATCGAGGACGGTACCTCGCCTTCCGGCATCGGCTGGGCGAAATAATAGCCCTGGAACTGGTTGCAGCCGATGGAGCGGAAAAAATCCGCCTGCTTCTCCGTTTCGATGCCTTCGACGGTGACGCGCAGATTGAGCGTGCGACAAAGGCCGGCAATGGTCTCGACGATCGGCGCGACCTGCGCATGGTTTTCCGACCATCCTTCCACAAAGGAGCGGTCGATCTTGATCTTGTCGAAGGGCAGGCTCCAGAGATAGCTGAGGCTGGAATAGCCCGTGCCGAAATCGTCCATGGCGAGCGAAACGCCCATATCGTGCAACGTCATCAACTCGGCGACGGTCTCCTCCGAACGCTCGACGAAGACGTTCTCGGTGATCTCGAGTTCGAAGCGGTTCGCGGCGAGGCCGGAATCTGTCAGCGCAGCGCGAACGATCTCGCTGATCGCCGGCTGTCCCTTGCTGCCACCGGTCGAGAACTGCAACGGCGACAGATTGACGGCGACGAACAGGTCGTCGGGCAGGTTTGCGGCAAAGAAGCAGGCCTTGCGAATGACCCAGGCGCCGATCTGGCGGATCAGACCGCTTTCCTCGGCGAGATGGACGAATTGCGACGGAGGAACAAGGCCCCCTTCCCCGTCCATCAGCCGCAGCAGCGCCTCGAAGCCCTCGATATTGCCGGACTGCGCATTGTGAACGGGCTGGAAATGCAGTTCGAAGCCGTCCTCGCGGATGGCCCGCTCGATCATGCTCTTGAGGTCGCGGCGGCGCTTCAACTGGGCGAGCATCTGCGGCTGGAACAGGCGATACCGTCCACCGCCGCAGGACTTCGCCTCGCGCAGCGCAATGTCGGCGCGCTGCAGAAGGTCGCTGCGCGCCATGTCGCCGCCGTGACAGAGCGCGACGCCGACGCTGACCGATATGGAGACCTGCTCGCGCCCGACCGTGATCGGCGTGGCGAACGCCTCGACGGCGTCGGCGGCAAATGCCTGCGCCCGCTCGGCCGAGGCCGAGCCCGGCTGGACGATGATGAATTCGTCGCCATCGCCGCGACCGACCAGGACGTCCTTGCCGGCGATCGCGTTCAGCCGCTCGGCAACCGCACGGATCAGCAGGTCGCCGTTGGGACGCCCGTAGGAGCCGTTGAGCTCACCGGTCCGGTCGATCCCGATGAAATAGAGGGTGGAGACGCCGCCCGCCTTCTCCTTCGCCATCTCCTGCATCAGGTCGAGAATGCTCTGGCGCTTGAGGAGGCCCGTCAGCGGGTCGTGATGCACCAGACGTTCCATGTGCTTGTGCACTTCGGCGCTTTCGACCAGCCGGCGATGGAAGAAGAAGGCGACGATGACCATGACCGCCATGCTGGCGAGGGCCGTGATGCCGATGATCTGCAGGATCAGCTTCGACTTGTTTTCAGCCGAGGCGAGGCTCGGCTCGATCAGGCGGGAGATCTCCAGAATGCCGCGCACATCGCCGAGCTTCCAGCCGGTCTTCGGCGAGTTCGGCTGGGTGTTATGGCAGGTCACGCAGGCCTCGCTCGTCAGCCGGTCGGCGATGGCGACACGGAGGTAGCGCTTTCCGTCGACCGTCTCCTCGCGAACGACCGGCGTCTCAGGATCCGACTGGAAGGCATCCCAGGCCATGGTCTCGAACGCGTCGAGCTTGCGCCCTGCCCTGTTCGGCCAGGGATAGGGACTTGTCAGCGCCACGCTGACACCGTTGCCGGACAGGAGCGCGGAAATGTCCATGACGAACGTCGCCGGCAGCGGAATGCCATGCGGGTCGTCGGCATGATCCACCTTCGGCGTCAGATAGGGCTTGGCCTTGGCGACGACCGCCGACGAATAGAAATTGCGCACCGCGGCGATGTCATGCGCCATGGAGACGCCGCTGGCGGCGCTCATGTCGCGCGTGCCGGCGGTCATGGCGCCCGGAAGGTAGAGGGCAAGAGCGGTGAAGCCGACGGCGAAGGCGGCGCAGGCCGATGCGGTCACCGCCCAAATGAAGGCAATCCGCGGGCGCTGGCTGTCGGCAATCCCGGACCTGGACAAGACCTGTGATATCATCAATCGACCGATTTCCCGCGTATCGTTTCATATAGTGAT
Proteins encoded in this region:
- a CDS encoding c-type cytochrome, with product MKFAKICLAAGLLAGATAVIAVAADEPQVVRQELMKKNGAAIGALVAIAKGEKPYDAETVKTSLSSLSEDAKAFPEYFPEGTETGFKTEASPAIWANMDDFKALSMKLATDADTLLAELPADQAAVGAAVKTLGGDCGACHQKYRLKN
- a CDS encoding superoxide dismutase — encoded protein: MAFELPPLPYDYDALAPYMSRETLEFHHDKHHNAYVTTGNKLAEEAGMGGLSVEEVVKKSYGNNQPLFNNAAQHYNHVHFWKWMKKGGGGNKLPGKLESAFASELGGFDKFKADFIAAGVGQFGSGWAWVAVKDGKLQIMKTPNGENPLVHGASPILGVDVWEHSYYIDYRNLRPKYLEAFVDSLINWDYVLEMYEAAA
- a CDS encoding branched-chain amino acid aminotransferase, whose protein sequence is MAVDTSAKTTTWTYVDGEWLAGNPPLIGPVSHAAWLGSTVFDGARWFDGIAPDLDLHCQRINRSATAMGMKPTFTAEEIEALAWEGLKRFSGEIAVYIKPMYWAEHGLPGNVVAPDGRSTRFALCLFEAPMNTAKPVTLTVSPFRRPTPETAMTDAKAGCLYPNNGRMIMEAKSRGFDNALALDMNGNVAETASSNIFMVRDGVVMTPAANRTFLAGITRARVIALLRQSGFDVMETTLSVEDFLAADEVFMTGNYSKVMPVSRLDGRDYQEGPVTRKALELYMEWAHSSVDA
- a CDS encoding EAL domain-containing protein produces the protein MISQVLSRSGIADSQRPRIAFIWAVTASACAAFAVGFTALALYLPGAMTAGTRDMSAASGVSMAHDIAAVRNFYSSAVVAKAKPYLTPKVDHADDPHGIPLPATFVMDISALLSGNGVSVALTSPYPWPNRAGRKLDAFETMAWDAFQSDPETPVVREETVDGKRYLRVAIADRLTSEACVTCHNTQPNSPKTGWKLGDVRGILEISRLIEPSLASAENKSKLILQIIGITALASMAVMVIVAFFFHRRLVESAEVHKHMERLVHHDPLTGLLKRQSILDLMQEMAKEKAGGVSTLYFIGIDRTGELNGSYGRPNGDLLIRAVAERLNAIAGKDVLVGRGDGDEFIIVQPGSASAERAQAFAADAVEAFATPITVGREQVSISVSVGVALCHGGDMARSDLLQRADIALREAKSCGGGRYRLFQPQMLAQLKRRRDLKSMIERAIREDGFELHFQPVHNAQSGNIEGFEALLRLMDGEGGLVPPSQFVHLAEESGLIRQIGAWVIRKACFFAANLPDDLFVAVNLSPLQFSTGGSKGQPAISEIVRAALTDSGLAANRFELEITENVFVERSEETVAELMTLHDMGVSLAMDDFGTGYSSLSYLWSLPFDKIKIDRSFVEGWSENHAQVAPIVETIAGLCRTLNLRVTVEGIETEKQADFFRSIGCNQFQGYYFAQPMPEGEVPSSILANFMRQSEIAGPNIDFDLPNVVQGTA